TGTTGCCTCTCAAGGTGGTCCCTCACATGCCTAAAAAAGTTCTCTAGGGCCTGTACTATGTCTGTCGGTACAGCAACATGCCTTGACAGCGCATTGCACAAATACAACTCCTGCCTACACATAAACTCAAAATAATCCAAATCGATAGGCTCTCTTGTGAGTCCAAGTTCAAACTTGGACAGGAGCCGGGTCAGGATTTGTCTCCTAATGGTGtcctgagaagagagaatgaaagtgaaaaaataaatacataaagtcAAGCTAAAACTACATTACAGGACATGCTAATATTTCAACAATGAATCATTTCAATTTGTGTTGTGacacacaaggtgtgtgtgtgtgtgtgtgtgtgtgtgtggacatacaGTAATTCCAGTGTGTGTGAACATACAGTAATTCCATTGGCAGTTAATTTCACTCTCCAATATTACAGCTTGACAATGGATATTTAATACATAGGTAGGTAGCCTAACCTAAGTGGTACAGCTGACCGACTTACCTCCATTCTAGATGCTGCTGCTAGTACAGAAGCTCGGTGAAATCTATGAGTTTGAGGGCACAAACATGAGGGGTGGGGAGAAATGCGTAAGAACATGCATCAACTTTTGACCAATGCCACAACCAGCAAGTTTCTAAAATAATATTTAATATCTATTTAATGTAGTTCAGTTAATAACGTAATATTCATTGTTGCCAGCCAGACATGGCGCTAACTAATGTTAACCTATGTCAGGTTAAAAATCATTTTTGACAAATGAAGGGAAGTGAAGCAAAATAGTAGTGAGAAGAGATTTCTCTTGAAAATTTCAACTTTAAATACAATAGAACAATATTTAGAGTCATTTGTCAAAAATGTTTGTTAACCTGACATATACACtttaagttaacgttagctattcgCTAGCGCTAGCTACGGTTAACGTTATGGACTAACTAATAACGTCATAGACTATACAAAGACTAATGTTGATGTTTAGCTACAATAACATATTTCTCAGAAACATACTTAGATGAAATTTTACACAAGCCACTGTTTTCGTTCATCACAAATGCCCGAATTAAGCCAAGGGTTTCTTACCTGAAGGAACCTCTGCCTAGTCGCTGTTGTCTTCTTTGTTTCAGCAGACTTCCATGAGaaaagggctgtcaatcaaatcttgctcttcagaaacgaccaatcacagcagagcaagtATCGACCCCCCCCGGTTCCCTCCCTCacagtgccaataccgccccttgTTCCCTCCCCCaaagtgccaataccgcccctggttccctcccccaaagtgccaataccgccccttgTTCCCTCCCCCgaagtgccaataccgccccttaAGTTTCGCgcgagagagcagaaattcacttcgcgcgagcagaaatGAACTTggagagagcggagtgattttcgagtggttgtttggcgcactggtcacagattcctcctcgctcgcagcatttttttccttgctcggggagcagtttcctctgagtgcgcgcgcacagagataatttgcgcgctcgcagttaatatctacgtgtgtgaaataatataatacgcccgaatgcatgttttatcgcgcgagttctttttggcactattctgtcgccatagCCTAACAACATCACCATGACCACGCTGGGTCGCATAGGagagtttgatgaaggctccggcaatgccattgaggagtatattgagagactggaatgttttttcctggcaaatggagtagatggggaggagaagaaacgcgctattttgcttagcgtctgtggtgctgcaacgtattctacactacgttcggtggtcgctcccgtccttcctccggccgtcacctatgaaaacttagtatcggccttgaagcgccactacagtccttctccatcacaaattgttcagcgttttcagtttcacaattgcaaacaaaagcaaggccaaggaatctccagctacattgctgaactccgtaaactctcagtgcattgcgcttttggtgaccaactggaagccatgctgcgtgacagaattgtctgtggggtgctagatgaagcgctgcagcgccacctgctggctgaaaaggaactcaaattcaaagcagcagaggagaaagcccttgcagcggaaacagccacgttaaatgcgcgaatactacaaccaaaccagctgggaccaccacagccagcagaagttcatcaaactgcacaaagtcaaaccgttttgaaagtgaaacaaacagtagcagaaggtggtgcaaagccatgttttcgttgtgaaggcacacacaaccaacaacattgcaaatttacctctgctgtctgccactattgcaaaaaagggggcacatttctcgtgtttgttttaaaaagagcagggatgtcgcatcagcggattcttctgacacagttcctcaagccgaacaacacacacacactgttaggcaacaagaagaggaatatgacatttgcaccatgggcaggcagctgtatgctcacgtaaaaaagccatatcaagccactgtgatcctgaataacaaaacacatgtaatggaggtggactctggagccgcatgctccttgatcagtgagggcagttacaacaccttgtggcctgaccagccgcctttactgcacaaggacagtagtgtgcttagacaatggtcacaagcagaactaAAAGTTAATGGGAAAatttttgtggatgtgcagtatcaaggcaatcacaagaccttGCCACTGTTTATTGTTCGAGGTCAGGGGGCAAGCCTGctgggcagggactggtttgaggcactgggcatttctgtaatggggGTGCGCCGAGTATGCTTACAATCTGGGCTTCACGAACCCCTCCAATTGCTATTGATATTAATACGACAGCAACACCCAAGTTTTTTAAAGCACGTTCGGTGCCCTTTGCCCTTCCACCAAAGGTAGACGAGGAGCTTGACAAGCTAGTAGCTCAGGGTATTTTTGAACCCGTGAGACACTCAAGGTGGGCCACACCCATCGTACcagtagttaaaaaggatggcagcttaagaatttgcggtgactatcgctgcactgtgaatacagttgtgaaacctgatgtatacCCCATTCCTACGGTGGCTGAACTGTTTTTCAGACTGGCAGGGGGGCTGCTTTTCAGCAAATTGGACCTCAAACAAGCTtaccagcagctggtgctggatgacgaggctgcagagcttctcacTATAAACACCCATCGCGGGCTGTTTTGGGCCTGCcgcctgcagtttggagtatcgacagctgtgtccatatttcagcgtttcatggatacactcctcgccggtataccaggcgtgcaaccgtacctggacgatgtcttaatagcgggaaagactgttgaccagcacaatgaccgtcttcgtgcagtgctggaacgattcgcagaagcaggattgcggctacagaaggagaagagtgtgtttgctgctgaccaagttgaatttttaggttttcgtgtggacaaggatggcgcgcggccgactatggagaaagttgaggctattcagaaggcgccttcaccccggagcaaaacggagcttcagtcattcctaggcctactcaatttttacagctgttttttgccaaacaaggctaccatcttagaaccgctgcaccgcctcctggatcagtctgcaCCCTGGCAGTGGACTGACACACATAaaaaagcttacactgctgcaaaacaactgcttcaggctgatggcgtgctcacgcactatgatgaaataaagccattagccgttgtttgtgacgcttcaccttatggcttgggggcgctgctcttccatatggagtctgatggccgggaggctcccatcgtctttgcctcgaggacactatcctccactgaaagaaattatgctcaaatagataaggaggccttggcggtcatttttgcagtcaaaaaatttctccagtaccttgctggtcgccactttgtggtttttactgaccacaaacctcttttgggcctgctacaccactcaaagcccatgccacctgtcctgtccccacgcatgctacgctggagtgttcttggggcctacgattacgaattgtgctaccgcctcgcaaacagctagcaaatgctgatgccctcagtcgcttaccactgcctgctggtatgcgtgagacccctccacccatggaggtgctcttactggaaatggcgcctgaagccccactgaatgcaaaacacattgccgCCCTTACTCGGAAGGATCCAGTTCTGTCTCGGGTGCTGCGCTGGGAcctgcatggctggccagtgCATACACCCGACAGCTGTTTCAAGCCGTTTTTCACCCGGCGCCATGAACTGTCCGCACACATGGACTGCCTATTATGGGGGTGTCGTGTAGTTATTCCTAACCTGGCGAGGGAGGAGGTactagccatgctgcatgatgcacaccaaggcattgtgcatatgaagggcctggggaggagttatgcctggtggccaggtatggatttagcaatagaacagacagtaaaatcctgtgaaacctgTCAGAGAATTCGTcatgcaccaccaacagcacagctgcacccttgggagtggacaactaagaaatggtcccggctacacattgactttgctggtccattccaggggaagacatttctcataattgtggactcacactctaagtggttagaggttgtcatggtgagttcaatgtcctcctctgcagcgatcagcacactgaggctcctctttgcaactcacggtttaccagatgtcattgtttctgacaacggtgcagccttcacatcggaagaattagaagagtttgccagacggaatggcatcagagcagtgactacggccccttaccatcctcgttcaaatggccaagcagaacgtatggtccagacaaccaaggaggccctatgtaggatcactatcggtgactgggagacacgcctggctaggtttctgctgtcacagcatgtgactcccaattcagcaacaggaaaGAGCCCTGCCGAGCTTCTCATGAACTGGCGTCTTACCATGGCCTTTGATCGCCTTCatcctgactatgaaaatgagatgcacctcaagcaggaagtgagtgcagaaaagctgcaaggccAAAACGGATGttttaggccacaggacactgtgtacatgaggagCTACACTGGGGGACCCAAATGGGTCCCTGGTGTGATAGCCGATTctactggcccagtttcatatagagtgcagactcctgatgggcaaatgcatcgacgccacatggatcagctgcgtggtagagcgactgcacgcacggatgtggtcgctggagaatccattgttcctggtgagcagtcacctgaagatgggccgctcgagtctacctcgtcggaaacgccacgaccagagaccagcgggtctgttgaagatccccctggtcctgtgtccattcctgtgcccactacccctctacagcattcggcaagagaccggcaccctccacgccacttggcggattttgttgactgggggaaaggggtgtaatgtattgggacttatgttaatgtgcatgctctctggttagtctttgatggggggctctcgcgagacgagaccaggaagtaatgttaagtatgagccgaactggaagaaacgcagatgtagcctgatggctgagtatcctaaatttgctaagttctaagtaaagagttcgttacaaccaatgtctctctcgtctctaagttgAATCTTACACTTTTGTGTCACTGCACTACAGTGCTGCAACCTCCAATGTTTCTTCCGCGCTCAGCTCAGAACTGTGGCCGTTGTTGCTTAGAGCGACGGCGTCTCGAAGTGGACAAAACTAAGATTCACACATTTAGTAGTTGCGGCAGGTATTATACGTAGGCTATATTATACGTAGGCTGTATTATACGTAGGCTATATTATACGTAGGCTGTATTATACGTAGGCTATTCTAACACACGGAATTCACTCTATTTAGTCCTTTAAACGACCATAACAACACGGCTTATACACATACAGAATAACCACGCAAATCACCAGGCATGAAAATACGGGACATTTAGGGCATTTTTGAGAATAAGTCGGGACACCTGAAAGTAGGCAGATACACGGGACTGTCCCGGGAAAAACGGGACGTATGgtcatccttgtgtgtgtgtgtgtgtgtgtgtgtgtgtgtgtgtgtgtgtgtgtgtgagcagaagtaaaaaaacaaaaaacaatactaCTCAAAAAAGGCCACTTTATCTTGCTCATCAAAAAGAGCCGAGCTGCATATTACTACTGACTGCCTGTCTATCATTCTGGCACAAATATACGTACACACAtattttccttgtttttttttttttcctttgggctTCAGAGAGGAACCTGGAGTGATGGAGAGGACAAGGGTTAATCTGAGGAAGCATCAGAAAGCAGCATTATCCACCCAGATTACCGCTCCTGCTGCTCCAGGGGCAAAGGTAAAAGGTGTgttgtggactgtgtgtgtgtgtgcatgtgcgcgcgcgcgtgtatagCAGTTTGTGCATCTAAAGACAAGGAAGCGAAAACACCCCGTTGTTCCAAGACAAATCAGGATCAGAAGTCAAAGATAAACAAGTTAGCAAAGACAGTTAAAAGTCATAAACTTTCTGACATTATTTGCTGCCACAGAAAGTCCGCTGGTGTCAAGTACGTCCTGCCTCCCCTGCAGCAAAAAAAGGGACGAGAGTGTTACCACGGAGCGGTTTCAACATTTATTTCAGTTTGAGAGGACTAAAAGACAAGATGGGATGTTTTCTTGTGTCATTTATTCCAACAAAGGAGGAAACACTTTACAGCAAGTAAATTACCTGATACACACTTGGCTACAGATGAATGAAAATGAGGGGAAAAGGGACCTACAGTGCAGTACGTTGTAGCAAAAAGAAGACATTGGATAAAGTGAAGATATCACATTATTATTTTTAATGCTACTTTTTTTAATCACCATCAATATACTGTGATCATATACCCGTGCATGTAATActgaaccccccctttttttttctccccaattgtatccggccaattaccccactcttccgagccctcccggttgctgctccaccccctctgctgatccgggtagggctgcagactaccacatgtctcctccgataccgagacatgtggggttgccagccgcttctttttacctgacagtgaggagtttcgccacggggacgtagcgcgtgggaggatcacgctattcccccccccccctagtacaggcgccctgaccgaccagaggaggcagtagtgtagcaaccaggacacatacccacatccggcttcccacccgcagacacggccaattgtgtctgtagggacgcccgaccaagctggaggtagcacggggatgcgaaccgccgatccccgtgtttgtaggcaacgccGCTACGCTTCCCGGGCGCCCCAATAATACTGAAATGTGTGATGGATGGTACAAATATTGCATTTATATTAATTTCATTTTAATAATGGATGTAGACAATCAAACAACCTTGATTGAAACAGAGAGCTCATTGATAAAGACATGAACGATGATGTGAACATTGAGACAGAACCTAATTATTATGATGGATGATAGAACGGACAATTATGACAAATAACAGAAGATAAAAAATGAGGTGAGGAGAGATGGGAGAAAAACAGCTTTGTGAAGGCATGTGTTGAAAGgacgaatggatgaatgaatgaataagtgGTTGTTAAGGTGAAGGTCAAATAGGGACATGGGATGACACCTCATTGGAGCAATGACAAAtggatgactgaatgaatgaatgaacagcaGGATACACAGACGAAAAGATGAAGTGTGACCCTGCAAAACTGTCAATCACTCCTGAATTTTGGTGGGTTGTAGGAGTGGCTGAACGAAGGCTCCCAGTAGGGTTTAATTTAAGGATGATGGCGTCAAACCATGAGCTCAAATCACATCAGTATATTTACATTATAACTCATTACTAGGAGTGCTTGATAGTCCTATGCTGTGGTTAGGTGTgtactgggtggcacggtggcccagtggttagcaccgtttcctcattgcaagaaggtcctgggtttgaacccccgttttctgtgtggagtttgcatgttctccccgtctctgtgAGGGTTTTGAAAGTGTACTGGTTGAGTATGATGGGCAGTCGGCTCAAAAGTTTATTTTGTTTGTGACTTCTTTTGTGAGGGTCTGGGGTGCACTTATAACTACCTTACAGTACTTGTTTTAAAATTATACTGCCGGGCTCTGGCTGGTAATGCAGTCCTAGACCGTCCTCCTGGCAGCAGTCCAAAAGAGCAAAAGAAGATAGAGACAACGAGTACTCACAGTAATCCATCCCAGTCACAATCCCGTTTCATCAAGTTCTATAATACTGCCAAATAGCCATCATCTACagagccatccatcatccacccaaGCTGAGGGCActtgggggagagaaaaaatgTTATATTTTTTGCATTCTCACAAAATCTGTGTTCTCTCAAAATAATTCTGTTCTTTAGCAAAATGTTTTGTGTTCtcccaaaaaaaagttttgtatTCACTCACAGCCCCCGCCCCCCAAGGACACTGTTTTTTACCGCTCACATTACTCTGCCAACTACAATACTATGTCACATTACATTGATAAAAGTAGACTCTGTAATGTGGGAAATTAGTGACCCAAATTGCAATTTTGCCCCatcgttttggtttgttttggtttgctgtGTGGGTTGGATTTGAGATGGGGAGAAGAGAGGGCCAATGATGATCTGTATAAGAACACTGCACAGACAAAATAGactggagtgcacccagaccaaagATATTCTATACACCCCCGTTACATATTGATCCATTCTTGTAATTGCCAAAACAACAGCTAGTTGACATTCTCACAGTGAACAAATTAAACTTAACGAGGACTCCAATTGAATCCCTCTGTCCACAACTGACTTTGAGAGGGAGTTGTACTGCCTGGTTCACTACAAACAGAATTCTCTTAAGCTTAAAATTCTTTAAATCGAGTTAAACAATTATTTCCCTCATTTTTTGTATCTCGGTGTGAAACAGAAGCTTATTGCGCCACATTGTGTCTTTTCATTTACTTTTTACAGGTTCAAGTTTTGCCAAAGTTCAGTGCAGGTGAGCCCATGACAACTTTTGCCATTGAATTAATATGGGGCATTCTTTCAAAAGATGGACAGCTCTAAAATTGCAAAAATGACTCAACAGTGAGCTCCACCTTGCCGTAAGGCCTACCTTGAAGCAAGTGATCTTATGTAATTTCCAGCAAGTGTGCTATTTTGAGCATCTTTAGGAAGTTGAGTAGGGGATAAGAAGGATGTAGCACCAGCCCATGGCTGCATCtctcaaagaaacaaaaaaaaaagaaaagaaaaaagacagacaaaaaagaaaaagcaactgTAACATACAGCAAAACTTCTAAAATGGCAGTGAGGTTGCCAGTTCCTGAAATTACAGACTCTACTGCTGGAGATAAAGCAGTTTAAAAAAGCAGTGTAAGCTAATTTATGGTGAATTTTCCAAATTACTATcactaaatggtaaatggactgcatttatatagggcttttccagtctactgaccactcaaagcgctttacaatgtaggcctcacattcacccattcacagacaaattcatacactgatggcggaggcttccattcaaggtgccaacctgctcatcagtagCAGTTAAGAGTTCAGTGTCTTCCTCAAGGACACGTCGACACTACAGCTAGTAACAAGATTTATTTTTTACTGATAAGTAATTACTTACTGATAAGTAACTACTTACTAAGTTCAACGAAGTAGGTGTAGTGGCCTCCAGTAGCCTCTAGTCCTAACCAAGGAGAGTTATAGGGACACTAACATCTAGCTAGGTTCGGGAAGTGATAGGCCTTGAATTATCTCACAAGAGGAGTTAGTATtgagttgaacagttgacaattttattccTTTACAGAAACAAAGCTGAATTTTGCATATAAAattcaaacaaaaaaaaggaaaataaagctCCTTAAAGTAACAAATAAAAATAGGAAAAAAAGTATCCTTCAATTGGAAACAACAAATGTTCCTTTAAACTAAGGAGTTTGAAATCCAAAAGCTCAGTTTCTTGtccttgtgtgtgcgcgtgtgcgttgggtttgagacccaaggtgttCAGTTTcttgtccttgtgtgtgtatTGGGTATACTACTGTGACTATTTCTACCCAAGTAGAGCTAATAATGTGTatggttcttatctggtgtcttcaTGAAAGAATGGAGCTAGTCACACATCTTCTGTGGACAGATCCTACAGTAGGCCACACCGCTTCAATGATgatccacagtctcactgggttGGGCTCGCCATCACTGAATCCTCCAGATTCTATCTCGTAATTCAAAAAGCCAACCTACACAGATAGTGCAGGGTAATAAGTAATCCTATTCACTTTTTGTTTCTAATATGAGACCTCATCAACTTCTTTGATTCATTTAAAATGTAATGTATAACTAAAAAATAAGGATATACTTATTAGGGATGTCCCAATCCGATCCACAGCATCGGGTCAATACTGGCACAGAATGCTGGATCGGATAtcgaaggggagaaaaaaaaacatgatccgATACCTATCCGACACAATCCATGGGGAAATCTAGTTTACACCATCGCCTAAATGCGTATATATTATTTAAATGCTTATATATTATTTCTTCTTCAGAGGGAGCTTTTGTAAGATCTAGGCAGTAATGGCTAGAGCAGGGTGAGCAGATGTCTGCATATTTCTTTAATTTAGAAAAATCACAAGCAAAGTATAATTCTGTCCTGCAGTAGTCGGGCTGCCACAGGAATAACTATAATCATGTGTATgtatggggtacttgggatttagtagccccccatctattttttattttatatacttaccttctattttatatacttaccttcattgaccactcactactagtaaagaggagaattgtctgctgtgttgttgtgatagccggttctcgccacaggagggcactgcaggttaattgcttctagcctgtgtgacgtagtgctggctctctcggcgcactctggggcattcgggtagaatcgtcagaggagtgttgcctttcgtatagtgagccatgctctgaaaacgtgtcctctgtaatgtctatttgacaggtaagcagactagttagacatatagattaggatggtgattaaatatgatgggtaggtgggatatggatgcctattagaaatacccacgaagggactttcatatttattttgataacgtcatatcactggctaacgttagctagattgctagcgagttgctaacgttagcatagccatagcccccgcggtctgaacccattgttctgtagcttgactttgacattgtctgtatgtgtgattagtctgtccctttactatgtttagtgtctccacactgtgtgaatatgaaggtaggcctatgtgtgttgctattttgatccccccatgttccgtaacgttactgtttagctttgctagcggtaggctagactaatgtgaatttatggatgaatattatttggtgctcttattgtgtataaattgtagatgagtgttgcctttcgtatagtgagccatgctctgaaaacgtgtcctctgtaatgtcaatttgacagatggagtaaaacaacaaaaataccagcccttgtaagtgtcattcttttcAAGTGTGCTAGATATGCCCATAATCATGTGTATGCTCATATGAACcataataatgtaacgtgcatggataagaagacatgctggccgctggctcgcgggtctgaccctttagtctagcggttagcgatgcctcctgcggtgcgggcgatacgggttcgcgtcccggctgcggcagttcctgtggttgcgttgtcccccgaattcgctacattggtgttagaagtgggatggagcgaccgtaaggccatcggaagcataggcgccctgaggcgtgaaggagcttatatgcttaagcgcggggacgcgcttcccgaaggaggggggtagtgtaacgtgcatggataagaagacacgctggccgctggctcgcgggtctgtccctttagtcgagcggttagcgatgcctcctgcggtgcgggcgatacgggttcgcttcccggccgcggcagttactgtggttacgttgtcccccgaattcgctacaataatgtGAATGCTCATATGAACCATAATCATGTGTATGCTCAtatgaacgaacgaacgaacgaactctttccctccaaaaaataaatgtgttataaaccgcccaatgcctgctggaataggctccagcatccccgcgagagcAGCGGTTAAAATAATGgatgtgtagagccgaagtaacggagaagaccgtaggttcacactttagccgtgtaggcaactttctttaatccacggtaaatcagcgagacaaacaaaacccacagctcgactgagcggaggtggcaagaataaccagaaaactggctggacaaccataacttaaccctgcgttaacctgccagggcaaccatgacttaacccttagtttctgggttgaattctgtccccaatacgtgtccaccacatgagcccccccagaattcgccctagtaatcgaagtcaggcaggcgcgggtggacgacaggccgtccgcggcggctccggataacaggggccggagtgtctgtgggaggcattgacgcgggcctgtggaggtcggcctgaggagcagaagaggcagctcgggcctccacggggggaggaggcggagccgggggacgaccgcgacgaggaggttgggctaactccaacggctgcgtcaagtccaggtgtgcgggtttaactcggtccactgaaacatgctcggccgtgcccccaaaatccaccaccaggtgcttagatccccgttccaggacgcggaaggggccgtcataagggggttgcagaggggggcggtgtgcgtcgtgacggatgaacacgtagtccgctgactgcagacctgggggcacctgggacaccggagcgccgtgttgggcggtagggacgggtgtgaaagctctgaccccgtccagcaaggaggctcgttggtccacagctgaccagggacgcgttgcattgggcatgaaatcgcctgggactcgcagcggcgtgccgtacaccagctccgcagaggaggcttgtaggtcttccttcggggcggtccgcaggcc
This DNA window, taken from Lampris incognitus isolate fLamInc1 chromosome 7, fLamInc1.hap2, whole genome shotgun sequence, encodes the following:
- the LOC130115246 gene encoding LOW QUALITY PROTEIN: uncharacterized protein K02A2.6-like (The sequence of the model RefSeq protein was modified relative to this genomic sequence to represent the inferred CDS: inserted 1 base in 1 codon) → MLTIWASRTPPIAIDINTTATPKFFKARSVPFALPPKVDEELDKLVAQGIFEPVRHSRWATPIVPVVKKDGSLRICGDYRCTVNTVVKPDVYPIPTVAELFFRLAGGLLFSKLDLKQAYQQLVLDDEAAELLTINTHRGLFWACRLQFGVSTAVSIFQRFMDTLLAGIPGVQPYLDDVLIAGKTVDQHNDRLRAVLERFAEAGLRLQKEKSVFAADQVEFLGFRVDKDGARPTMEKVEAIQKAPSPRSKTELQSFLGLLNFYSCFLPNKATILEPLHRLLDQSAPWQWTDTHKKAYTAAKQLLQADGVLTHYDEIKPLAVVCDASPYGLGALLFHMESDGREAPIVFASRTLSSTERNYAQIDKEALAVIFAVKKFLQYLAGRHFVVFTDHKPLLGLLHHSKPMPPVLSPRMLRWSVLGAYDYELCYXPRKQLANADALSRLPLPAGMRETPPPMEVLLLEMAPEAPLNAKHIAALTRKDPVLSRVLRWDLHGWPVHTPDSCFKPFFTRRHELSAHMDCLLWGCRVVIPNLAREEVLAMLHDAHQGIVHMKGLGRSYAWWPGMDLAIEQTVKSCETCQRIRHAPPTAQLHPWEWTTKKWSRLHIDFAGPFQGKTFLIIVDSHSKWLEVVMVSSMSSSAAISTLRLLFATHGLPDVIVSDNGAAFTSEELEEFARRNGIRAVTTAPYHPRSNGQAERMVQTTKEALCRITIGDWETRLARFLLSQHVTPNSATGKSPAELLMNWRLTMAFDRLHPDYENEIEEPGVMERTRVNLRKHQKAALSTQITAPAAPGAKVQVLPKFSAGAGDKGAGTRDSATEGRAEKEKVGDSVTSGRLPPCKSGDQNRVAGGKDEKAGDAVSGGSCVATGKMAGE